The nucleotide sequence tcacacatgaaaaagaatagGAAGAAGAGACATATGAAGCAAGTTTGGCAAAATCTTGATAATTATTCAATCTGGATGATGAAATATGAAGGTTCATTAcactattctctctactttttgtatgtttattttcaaGCTTTTCaaacaaattaatataaaatcaTTCATAAAAGTCCATGAAACTGAACCCATGAAAAATGAAGCTATTGAACAATGAAAAATGGATAAGCCCAcgttatgtttacattttaaagctTGTTTTTAATGGCAGCCTTTATCATCCACGGAactatttaattttgttgtttctgaTCTCATGACCATCCACTCATCAATACTTGAAGTGTGGGAAGAGCTACTAAACCCATAcgtagtttaatttttttaaatccatctgCATAACTGCTTTATTAGCTAGataagaatatttattgagcatttatgttGTGGGCATTGTATTAGTGCTGACCCAAGTTATCAGACACAGAACAGAGTAATTACTTCCATCTAAGGACAGATGCACAGACCATGGGATTCTAAACCTGGCATGGTTGCTGCTCTGCCTCCTGAGAAGTCCACAGTTACCTTACCTCACCTCTCAGACCTTCATACAACAAAGCCCGGCCAGAACTTATGTGGCAGGTGCACCTGCTGTGGCTCCCTGGCAGACACTGGAGCCACTAGAGGAAGTAGGCAGTGGCAGAGTACCAGGCAGGAGGTGGGGGGATGAGGTGTGTGGGTAATTTTCAGTATCTGTAAGCCCTCCCAGATTCTTCCTTCTGCAATTCAGAACCATCACAATGCATTTCCTATTTCCCATTCAGCCAGGGGCCCTCACATGCCAGAGCAGGCCCACCTGCTTCCCTGCATTTTGTATCTGTTCCATCACAGGTTTCATCAGACAAGTGACCACAGACAGATCAGACTAAGAGTTAAGTCAACAGCCGGGCATCTGGCTCTTCATGCTTAAGGGTGTCCAGGGAAAACGGATGTACTACTAAAGTATCATGAGGTAACACAGTTGGCAGCCTGTCACACGTGGGAATGGACACTCCTAGGTCACCATCAGTAGGCCATCCTCCGACGGGAAGGGCAGATATTCGGGGACTACTGCACATCAGCAGTGTTGTGTCTGCACCAGCACTCCTGGGCTCCATCTACACGGCTTATTAAACCAGTACCTGCAGCACTTTGGAAATCATGGCACACTGGTACACTGTATTTACTCTTCTTCTGCCTCAAATCCCTGATGACCACGGCAGGCCCCAGATAAAGGAACCAAGTTCTGTGTGAGAACAGAAAAGATGCCAAAGAAGTTGCAGGCTTTATCCTTAACACACACTGGCAAAAGTCACGAAGATGCTGGAAGCCACACATAAGTTAGTTGATTATGGAAGAGATGGCCAGGTTCTGGTCTATTCCCAACTCCTGCTCTACTCCTTACCTAATCGACTTccctaaaatagaaaaattaaatccTTGTTTACTATGGATCAAACTGGAGTTTAAGAAATCTGGAGTGAGTTGGCAGAGCTAGCAATCGAGAGAAAATTCAAACTGAGCAAACTGAATATAGAAATCAGCGAAGCTTCATCTCCACAAACGTCATTCACGCAATTCTGTGTCTGCCCAGGAAGGGCATCGATCTGCCACCAAAATGATGCATCCGCCCCTGTGTTAAGGGGCCCGGCACTCTGCCCCGACAATCCCCCACAAAGCCCAGACAACCACTTCCAAGGCCCATCTTCTTGCACTGTTCCAACAAACACAAGTCACACCCACCCACAAACAAGCCCGTTTCAAGAAAACAAATGCCGGCGGCAACGCAAGGAGCTGCTAAAAGTTTCCAGCTGCCCTGCAGAGCTCGCTCCTGCTCAAACGTCGCTCCACTCCCACACCATCCAGGTGAATCGGGCTGTAGTGCATTTCCAAATACAGCAGGACCAGCGCTGGCTGTGAAAAAGTTAACTGAAAACTTCATCTTTCTCACACCTAGAGGCCTATTCTCTAAAGACGTTCTGCCACGGGCAGATTCATTTTGGGCTGATGGCTTTGCTTGCTTCGAACCCCCAAACGTCACAGGAATTTGCACCAATACTAAATTAGCGAGGGTTCCCATCATGCCCCCCAAGCCTTCCCAAAAGGCGGCCAAACTTCAGGATACCGGCTTGGAGGTGGGGGGCGCAGGAGAGGATGCCGAAGTCCTTCCCTCCTGGAGTTCAGCCAACTCAAAGGGTTCGCAGGGGCATCTCCCACTCTGAGCGCAGACTGGATGAGGAAGCCCCCACCTCAATTCCCCTGCGCCCCTCCAAaacagggaaggagagggaggccGGGGGAGGGatgcgggggaggggggagagtgTAATTTCCCAGTTGACAGCAGGTAAATTGGGAGAGACAGGGGTGAAAAGAGTGAGAGGGCGACGTCACTCCGCGGAAATTTCCCAGTAGGAAGGCGACAGCGATGGGGACAGGATCTTGGATGGCGGGGAGGGGTCTGGGAGTTGCAGCCCCTCCAAGACCTTCTCTTCTCCCCTGTCCAACTCCCTCCCGCCGGCCCCACCTCTTGATTCCGCGGACCCAGCAGGGTCGGCCGCTCTGCCTCAGCCCTGCCGACTAAGAGGCGCCCGGCCCGGGCCCGCAGCTGCCTGCGCCCCCGCCACCCTCCCCCGGCCCGCGGTGGTCCCGCACTCACCAGGAGCACGGAGCCGCGCACCACCTCAGACACGCTCTGCCGCAGCTCGGCCGCCGTGCCCGGCTTACTCAGCGCCCGGGTGAACTTCCGAGTCTCCGCCGAGGCGGGGAGCAGCGGCGGCTGCGACATCCTCCTGCCCTCGCCGCCTCCGCCTCTGCCTGCTCCCGCGGCCCGGCCCGGCCGCGCGGCCGCCAGGTGCGCCCTCGGCGCCCGGCCCGCTCCGCCCGCCCCGCCCGCCGCTcccggcgccgccgccgcccgctcCCCCCGCTGCTCGCCGCGAGTCCGGCCGCCGCAGCCCGGGCCGCGCCCTCTGCGCCGTGTCACGCCCCAAGGCGCCCCCCTCGGCGTCCGCGGCCCCCCGCGATCGCAGCAGCGCCCGCGCTCGCTCGGGGCGACCGTGCGTGTGGCGGCGGCGGCTCCCCCATGCCACCAGCCTCCCTCGGCGACCACTCGCCGGGCCGCCTCCTCGGGGCGGGGTGTCCGGCGCggcgcgggcggggcggggcgtcCGGAGGGCGGAGGAGGGGCCGGCGCGGAGGGACGGCGGGCCAGGCAGGTCGGCGCGGGCCGGCGCTGGAGCTAGGCGGCCGGACTGGCAGGGGCGGCGTGCCGCGCGGGACCCTCATTGGGGAAGGTGGGGGGTCGGGGCCGCCTCCGCTCCGGGCCGCACGTCCGAAGACCGGAGGAGAGGACTGCGCACGCCACCAAGAGGGCGCACAGCTGAGGCTGGACGATGCGCGGTCTCAGAGCAGGGTTTCCTGCCCAGGGAGCCCGGCTGCGCTCGAGGGGACCTCGATGTCACCGGCAGGGTCGGAGCTCGGTGCACCACGCCCCCCTCTGCGCCCTGGGCCTCTGCGGGGACGGATGTCTCAGGAAAGTAGCCTTTATTTATGCGGCACCGATCGGAACCCGCGGCCGGCCGGGCGGACCTGGACGGAGCGTCCCTGCTCGGAACCTGGCGCGGGGCGCCGCGCGCTCGTGtggcgcctcggcctccccaccGTTCGGTCTCCGGAGGCACGGAGCTCGCGGCGGGACGATGACGGTTGGGCCGGGCCAGGCGTGGGAGACTCCCAGACTCCGGCCCGCCGGGACGGCCAGCTGTGTCACCCTGGACGTGGGCAATACTTCGGAGCCTCGGTTATGTCGCCTGTAACCTGAGGACAACTGCCTGGAAGGGGCTCAGGTGACACGGCGGCCCTCACGGGGGCCGATTTAGCCGGTCTGCCGCCCCTCCGCGCCGGACCGCCAGGCGGGGTACCCGGGAAACAGGAATGCGCCGGCTTGCGAGCCCACCGTGACGCAGAGCTGGCGGCCGCTAGCGACAGCCACCCTGTGAGGGACTTTCCCCCCAATACCCTAACCGCTTTCCCGTCCCTAAGGGTCCCCTCCCGCCCCggctccctttctgtctctctgaggAAGCACATCGCAGCCTAACCGTCACAGAGCCGCGAAGAGGGCGCGCCAGGCGGGGATTTGCGCCAGGCCCGCGGCGCATGCTCAGTGGTTGGGGACTGGGCGGGTACCCCGGGCGGGGAGCCTGACTGAAGGGCGGCTCTGCTGATTGGTCGGGCTGCTCACGCCACGCCCGTTGCCTTCCGATGGACAGTTCCTTACCTGCCGGGTCGGCCTCCGCAGAGAGCGGTGGCCTTGAAAACCCAGTTTTGGGAGAATCCCTGCCGTGCCTCCCGCCCCAGTACCCAGAGGTTTCGTAGCCGCCATCACTGCGGTGGAGGAGGCCGCCTGTTGCGTCCCACACCACCAGAAAGCCTAACACTGGCCTGAAGCGTAATCTTAAAGTGGTAGGAGAAAATACCGATTTAGCGCAGAGAGCAAAACACCTCCGTTCCGGGTTTAATGGGCAGGTCTGGAGGTGAGGCATGCCGTCAGCACTCAATAATTACTTGCAGGATCGGATTGTTTCCCCAGTGGGTGGGGACTGCAGGATGTAGCATTGAGTGAGCCTGACAGATTGGAAGATAAAACAAGTgtgataataaaaacaattacaCACTAACCCATTTCCTCCTCCGTGAAATGAGGGAATGGCCTAGACATTTTCCAGACCTCTTCTGTCCTAAGAGAggagctgggtgacagagcaggtgCAAGCCGGCCTTTCCCTGCCTCCCCGGGGAACTCAGCTCGCAATGACACCTTTCAGCTGCAGGAGTGTGGCCGCTCAGTTCTCATTTGAACTGTTGACAACAGTTGTCTTCTGAGAATCATGAATTAGAGCCTGCCTTTAGGCTTCTGACTCCCTCAAAGGTACCAAACAACACAAACTTTTCCTCTCGTTACCTTGGCTCTCTAAGCTGTATCTACTTCTATACAAGGCgaacaattttgtctttttaaattaaaaacaacaacaaaagcatctAAGGTTGTAgggttttatattcttttttcttttcttttttttaagagctaTATGATTAcagtagagtgtgtgtgtgtagtctaaagaacaaaatttcaacaaatggttTTAAAGATCTAATTGGCTTCTATTAGCAATGCATGAACCAGGCAGCATTCTGACTACAAAATAAACAGGAGCTCTGTGGGAATGGAAGAACAGCTGGGTTTTGTTAAGGTAACTTAAGCAGGAACAAGGGAAAAGCATAGTGCAGAAAGCACATTGGGTGACTTCAGGTTACTCTCCTTTATGGTTTAAAGCACAGGGGGCTGCCTTAGCTGGCTCAGGCTGACTGGGCCCAGTTTGATTGGTTGCTGTGAATCTCCTGGTTTTTGGAAACTGGCCCTTTGGGggattttcctgttttttaaagTCTGTGTTTAGTTACGTGGCACTTAACACAGTGGCTTCATTTTAGTTTGGTCTGTTGGGGACTAGTTCAGGAGCTCAGTCCAAGACAATGACCtaccataaattttatttaaatatatgtatatctggAAAGTGAAGAATTTCCAAACCTAACAATTTTATCCATATCTCTACCACTCCTAAATTCTGTACTTGCTTGCTGATTCAGTATATTCTAGAATTGGCAGATTTTCATTTAGGAAGCAGAGAACAACACACAATGTGCCAATGGTAGTCACTGGCAATGTCTAACCAAGCACAGGTTCTGACAGACAAGGCAGCATGGAAACGTGAACTAAGCCCAGGAAGATGGACCCAGCAACCCAGAGTGGAGCCTCTTCTTCCTGGTGACATGTTGTTGATAACAAATGGGACATTCCTAGTGTTAAAGTTTCAGCAGAAACTTGGTCCCTACTGTTCGGGGTTGAATTGTACTCCCCCAAAAGATATATTGAAGTTCCAAacccagtacctgtgaatgtggccTTATTGGAAATAGGTCTTTGCACATGTAACCAACTTAAGGTGAGGTCCTACTGGAATAGGTGGGCCCTAATTCAGTACGAAtggtgtttttttatttgtttgtttgtttgtttgttttgacagagcctcactctgttgcccaggctggagtgctgtggtgcagtctcagctcactgcagcctctgcctcccaggaggctgggattacaggcacctgtcaccacacctggctaattttttgtatttttagtagagatgaggtttcgccatgttggccaggctgaggtcaggtcaaactcctgacctcaggtgatctgcccacctcagcctcccaaagtgctgggattacaggcgtgagccaccacgcccagcctgaatggtgtctttataagaagagacacaaatacatatacaaagGAAGAATACTATGTGACAACAAAGGTAGGAAGGAGAATACTGCACACCTGCAAGCCACAGAACAGCAAGGATCACTGggaaccaccagaagctggaagaggcaaggaagaattcTCCCCAAAAGTtatcagagggagcatggcctgctgacaccttgacttcagacttctagcctctagaacagTGACAGCAgaaattctgttgttttaagccacccagtttgtggaaCTGTTACAGCAGTCCTGGGAAACCAACATGCTGGCCAaaggctgtttttaaaatttccaccaGAGTGGGCCTGGAATTGTGTGAATTCTTTTGGCATCACTATTTCCTGGAGAGCAGTCATACCTACAGAGGGGCAGAGCATCAGCCCAAAAGGGTGCTACCTGGCTACCTGGGATGAGGCTGACTTCTGGCTGGGCTGGGTGGATGGTGTCTCAGGTACGGTAGAAGATACATCCACCTACATTAGCTTGATGGAGTAACCTCATCTTTGTTTTTCCAAACTATAGGAAGAAAGCTTTTCTTTCTGTTGAAAATGATACTAGTAGGTAGTGGAGATGAAATATAATTGCAGCCAGTTCTGAAATTTGCATATAAATGACTGTACTACACCCAAATTTATAATTCAAGCATTACTCATGTTTAATGATAACCTCTTACTACATCATTTCGTTGTTAAGTTTGCTTTAGGATTTGTATGTGTCTTAATAACATATAATTAGTTTAAAATCTTTTCCGGATATATCTTGAAAGAGCATGTCTGTTTTTAGCAAAAATAACAAGTGACTCATAAAAAGGAAGCACTTCTGTGCACTGTCACAGGGAAGTGTGAAAGGGGACTTTCATTCTTCATTTTATCCTTGCACtgattgaattttatttatttatttattatttttttttgagacagattcttgctctgttgcccaggaaggagagcagtggtgccatcatagctcgctgcagccttgaactcctgggctcaagcgatcctcccacctcaccctcccaagtagctcagaggataggtgcatgccaccgtgcccacctaatttttttactgtttgtcgatacagggtctcactatgttgcccaggctggtatcaaacttctgagctcaagtgatcctcctaccttggcctcccaaagttctgggattataggtgtgagccaccgtgcccagcctgactgAATTTTTTAATGAACATTCACTACCTTTATACTtcatttattaggttggtgcaaaagtaattgcgtcTTTTATTTcagtggcaaaaactgcaattacttttgcaccaacctaaaaactcattttttttttttttaaatgaatttgttttttgaaattaatCAACTCATGCTTAGAAGTAGGCTCTTGTTTATTCCACTAGGTAACATAAGTAGAAAACACAACTCTTCAAGACAGAGCATCTGGGAAAGGTATTACAATTCATCTAACACGTATGTTTCCAGATACCACTTAGGGTTCGTGTTACTGGAAGAATGTAATCCCCTCTTTCACTTCTGTTTTACTCAGGAGACATTCTTAGAGGAAATGGAATATGAGGTCTTTAAGAGATAGCCGAGACGAGGGCATGTCACATTTTATTATGTGTATAAGTCACCTGTAGGTATTGTTAAAATGCAAGTTCTGATTGAGATGGTCAGGTGTGGTGACCAAGATTCTACAGGGCTAACAAATTCCAGGTGATGTCAAGCTCCTAAATCAGATGCTGCTCACCTACAGACCACACCTGGAGTAGCAGACAGTTTGACTTCACTGCAGGCTCTTGAAGATTCTCCAGCTGACTTTCAAAATTTAAGCAGGAAGGCGGCCAAACAATAGGAAAATAGGCAAAATTCATGACAAAACAATTcacaaaaaagatataaaatggctggtaaacatatgaaaaggtgtttgACCTCATTTATGAtgtaagaaatgcaaatgaaaactacgcTGATATACAATTTCTCACCAAATTGGAAAAATTATAAGGTATCACACTGTATGTGGAAAGGCTATTGGGAAACAGGCACTGTCACACATCGCTGGTAGAGATGCAAGGTGACACAACTGCTATGTAGTGGAATATGGCAATATCTGACAACACAATGTATGCATTTGCCATTTgtgccagcaatcccactactaggaattttctgtgaaaatacaccttaaacaaaaagaaaatattatgcaCCGGGTTATTCCttgaagcattatttataatggcaaaatattggaaaatatctAAATACCCAGATATTGGAAATAAAGCGAATGTGGTGCATGCACACAAAGAGATATTATTCAACtgagaaaatgaatgagaaagatATCTATTAATATATGTGAAATGATTTTCAGGATatgttgttttaaaaagcaaaaaaaaaaaaaaaagcaactgaacTATGCTGTCTTTGGGTAAAAAATAAGGGAAAGTATGCTAGTATCTGCTTATTTCTACCAAACTCCCCCAACCCACACAGGAAGGATATCTGGAGATTACTAAGTTTGTCACCTTCAGACGTTAGGTGGGAACAGAGCAGAAGAGGAGGAATGGGGAGCACAGGTTGAGTGATACTTCTCTGAATACACTTTTCTGTACAGTTCTAACTTTTTGATGGTAATGTTTTAcatattcaaaaaaataataaggcagaacataaaattaacaagaataaagaaaattcggccgggcgcggtggctcacacctgtaatcccaacattttgggaagcagaggcaggcggatcacaaagtcagatcaagaccatcctggccaacatggtgaaatcctgtctctactaaaaatacaaaaattagctgggcatggtggcacacacctataatcccagccacttgagaggctgaagcaggagaatctcttgaacccagaaggcggagcttgcagtgagccctccagcctggtgatagagcaagactccgtctcaagaaaaaagaaagaaagaaaactctaaaATGGAATACAAACACAGGGATAGACCTATATAATCATAATGTAACCACACTGaagtcaaaacattttttaaagaacaaacccAGTAACTTTGAACAAAGCATATGAACTATATGCCATTAGGTCTTTAACCAAAAGAACTCTAAAAAGTATTGAACTCTGGTAAGctggctgtttttgtttgtttgtttgtttgattgatttGCAGACATATGGACTAGACATTCTGAAATGAATTTCTGTATATTTCAAGATtgagaaaataaagtaatatattcTTGATAGTGGGAAGTGGGTTTCTCACTGTCAGacaaaggatttaaaaatatggaaggaagaaggaaagaataaaccCTGTGGTGTTGGATTGGCTTTGGGGATATCAGTATAAACTCATGAGTTttaatagattagatagatgacagagagagaaagagagataggtCCATACATATCACATCAGTGGTATGCGACTGGCCTGTACCAGCTCAGTTTTCAAGAATTTTGCAGCaggctggccaggcgcggtggctaacgcctgtaaccccagcactttgggaggctgaggcgggtggatcatgaggtcaagagatcgagaccatcctggctaacatggtgaaaccccgtctctactaaaaaatacgaaaaatatagctgggcgtggcagtgtgcgtctgtagtcccagctactcgggaggctgaggcaggagaatggcgtgaacctgggaggcggagcttgcagtgagccaagatcgcaccactgcattccagcctgggcggcacagcgagactcctctcaaaaaaaaaattaattaaataaataaaataagaattttgcaGCAGGCTGATGTTAAACTGACTTTTAGATTGACAAAGATGGGAGTATTATCACCAAGGAAATTGGTAAATGCTACAAAtcggggatttttttttccccagagagcCAACTGTTGAACATTCATCAGCAcactactctgtgtgtgtgtgtgtgtgtgtgtgtacatacatgtattttCTAGTTCCACCCACTAAAATGTCCTACAAGCAGTCACTTTCATAGTAATGAGCACATCTAGCACTTAGAACTTGCTTTCCAAGTAGCAATCTCCAATAAAAGGAGCCAAGGCTTCCCAAACAAAGAGTTGATTTCAGAACTGGGGTGGAGAAAGTTCAAGACAATCCTGCAACATCTTAGCCAAACATGCTAGAACACAGCCTGGTCAGGTGTCTTGACTGTACTAAGACCAGTGCTTCCCAGAATGCACGGCCCTGCCCAATGACTCCCCAGAGGGCTTTTGTATGCTCTCAGTGAAGCTGAAGCCCATCATGACCCAGAGACTCTGTTTAGCTTGTTCGCTCCTGGGACCCTCCATCTAAGAGTGCCAATATTGCCGTACACAACTCAGTGTGTGCTCCCTACTCCATCTTTAGAATAATCACTATTAAGATACATTTATATGTGAATAGTTCTTGACAAAATATTTcattgagaaaattcaacaaacAGGTTAAAATCAGAGTGGGGCAGCTAAAGAAAGaactagtaaaaataaaagatagatCAGAAGGAATAATGCATGGGTAGATGCAGAGGTTCACCACCTAGGTCCCCCTGCAAGGAAAAGCTTGTTGCCCAGGAAGTAAAAAGGACAGCCTCGACTGCTGGCTCCATCAGGGTCTGCCTCTGCTTCTGCTGCAGAAAGCACCTCACCAGTAATCACATACTTGCCAGGGAAGCTCACACTGAGTGAAAGAATGAAGTAGGAGCTGGAAGTTGTGGCGATTTCAGGCTGATGTGGGAAAACTCTGATAGACGATATTGATTCCAAAGCTCTCTAGTGGGTGGGCAAGTGTTTTGTCAAGCCTGCATCACTGTTCAACTTCTGTCTCTGCACACACCTGGATCATCCTCTTTCCCTTCACAGGTATTGATTCCTAATAACATCACCCCAAACTTGCACCCCAAACTTCATCTCAGCATCTGTTTATGGAGAACCCA is from Pongo abelii isolate AG06213 chromosome 14, NHGRI_mPonAbe1-v2.0_pri, whole genome shotgun sequence and encodes:
- the LOC103892284 gene encoding collagen alpha-1(I) chain-like — translated: MPPASLGDHSPGRLLGAGCPARRGRGGASGGRRRGRRGGTAGQAGRRGPALELGGRTGRGGVPRGTLIGEGGGSGPPPLRAARPKTGGEDCARHQEGAQLRLDDARSQSRVSCPGSPAALEGTSMSPAGSELGAPRPPLRPGPLRGRMSQESSLYLCGTDRNPRPAGRTWTERPCSEPGAGRRALVWRLGLPTVRSPEARSSRRDDDGWAGPGVGDSQTPARRDGQLCHPGRGQYFGASVMSPVT